From a single Pelmatolapia mariae isolate MD_Pm_ZW linkage group LG20, Pm_UMD_F_2, whole genome shotgun sequence genomic region:
- the LOC134619541 gene encoding SANT and BTB domain regulator of class switch recombination-like isoform X2: protein MVIHVCDETKNLKQDFTCPRDLLVKEMRYFAEYLSVDPQRWEEVDISVHCDVQIFDWLMNYVRRNSAGEGNKDKPRLEPSNVISILISSEFLKMDTLVEECIQYCHKHMSAIVATPCNMNCINSNLATRIAELFSHNEADDIRDKKDKFKSKLFQKKIERLFDPNYQNRDSPGNASTLYRCGLCLKLLTKDTKRKISCVPGKINIDARGEIIYTHTRQKSWDVHEYITGLYEELKSWVLVYWRIWGTINYLTCFRCQQVFVCAELTQCKYHPDSVLYHGMGTERGWHGAGIYPCCNQRVLRFDPTGIPKGCKTRDHIVNVPDEDNCEEETSAQTRVLNDLLLHRDAVCVSNSPPAEGAEESQSSAEKVQDCDVLLEPTVLRSLRGDGNTFSLLKNWSLQLRQQSLLSEDEEYTTGSEVTEDEVGDEEELSKKQAAKKAKKAHGPLKKQLSSPNFQRKEKSEKSQTRDNTPFTVSVQKSKWDSSRSMRYNQDAQREEDQRRMVEIIGYLTKMRFGDQEQSKSKDTKEPAGGIYSRLEVQFRSSSQVRHSSEKTPRSKTRYAQIRTT from the exons ATGGTCATCCATGTGTGCGATGAGACCAAGAATCTGAAGCAGGACTTCACTTGTCCCAGAGATCTTCTGGTCAAGGAGATGCGTTACTTTGCTGAATATTTATCTGTGGACCCCCAGAGGTGGGAGGAAGTTGACATCTCAGTCCACTGTGACGTGCAGATCTTTGACTGGCTTATGAACTACGTCAGGAGGAACTCGGCAGGAGAGGGAAACAAGGACAAACCCCGACTTg AGCCCAGCAATGTGATCTCAATCCTGATCTCCTCCGAGTTCTTGAAGATGGACACGTTA GTGGAGGAGTGCATCCAGTACTGCCACAAGCACATGAGTGCCATTGTGGCTACTCCCTGCAACATGAACTGCATAAACAGCAACCTGGCCACACGGATCGCTGAACTCTTCAGCCACAACGAGGCCGACGACATCAGGGACAAAAAAGACAAGTTCAAAAG CAAACTGTTTCAAAAGAAAATTGAGCGTCTCTTTGACCCAAACTACCAGAACAGAGATTCACCGGGAAATGCCTCAACTCTGTACAG GTGTGGTCTGTGCCTTAAGCTGTTGACCAAAGACACAAAGAGGAAAATTTCTTGTGTTCCAGGCAAAATCAATATTGACGCTCGTGGAGAGATCATCTATACACACACCAG acaaaAGAGTTGGGATGTGCACGAATACATCACAGGCCTGTATGAGGAGCTCAAGTCCTGGGTCTTGGTTTACTGGAGAATCTGGGGTACCATCAACTACCTCACCTGCTTCCGATGCCAACAG gtgtttgTATGTGCAGAGCTGACGCAGTGCAAGTACCACCCAGACAGCGTCCTGTACCATGGCATGGGTACAGAGAGAGGCTGGCACGGTGCAGGAATATATCCGTGCTGCAACCAGCGGGTTCTCCGCTTTGACCCCACTGGGATACCAAAG ggctGTAAGACGCGGGATCACATAGTGAATGTGCCCGATGAGGACAACTGTGAAGAGGAGACTTCAGCCCAGACCCGAGTCCTCAATGACCTGCTGCTGCACAGagacgctgtgtgtgtgtcaaactcTCCACCGGCAGAGGG tgctgAGGAGAGCCAGTCCAGTGCAGAAAAAGTTCAGGACTGTGACGTTCTCTTGGAGCCAACAGTCCTCAGATCTCTGAGAGGAGATGGCAACACC TTTTCCCTTTTGAAAAACTGGAGTCTTCAGCTG AGACAGCAGTCTCTTTTGTCAGAGGATGAGGAGTACACcacagggtcagaggtcactgaaGACGAGGTTGGGGATGAAGAGGAACTCTCTAAGAAGCAAG cTGCTAAGAAGGCCAAAAAGGCTCACGGACCTTTGAAAAAACAGCTGTCCTCGCCAAACTTCCAACGCAAAGAAAAATCTGAGAAA TCACAGACCAGGGACAACACGCCTTTCAC aGTAAGCGTCCAGAAGAGTAAGTGGGACAGCTCTCGCTCTATGCGCTACAACCAGGACGCTCAGCGAGAGGAAG ACCAGCGCCGCATGGTGGAGATCATTGGCTACCTGACAAAGATGAGGTTTGGAGACCAGGAACAGAGTAAATCCAAGGATACTAAAGAG ccTGCAGGGGGGATCTACTCCAGACTTGAAGTGCAATTTAGGAGCTCCTCTCAAGTCAGACACAGTTCAGAAAAGACACCCAG GTCTAAAACACGCTACGCTCAAATCCGAACAACATAA
- the LOC134619541 gene encoding SANT and BTB domain regulator of class switch recombination-like isoform X1: MVIHVCDETKNLKQDFTCPRDLLVKEMRYFAEYLSVDPQRWEEVDISVHCDVQIFDWLMNYVRRNSAGEGNKDKPRLEPSNVISILISSEFLKMDTLVEECIQYCHKHMSAIVATPCNMNCINSNLATRIAELFSHNEADDIRDKKDKFKSKLFQKKIERLFDPNYQNRDSPGNASTLYRCGLCLKLLTKDTKRKISCVPGKINIDARGEIIYTHTRQKSWDVHEYITGLYEELKSWVLVYWRIWGTINYLTCFRCQQVFVCAELTQCKYHPDSVLYHGMGTERGWHGAGIYPCCNQRVLRFDPTGIPKGCKTRDHIVNVPDEDNCEEETSAQTRVLNDLLLHRDAVCVSNSPPAEGAEESQSSAEKVQDCDVLLEPTVLRSLRGDGNTFSLLKNWSLQLRQQSLLSEDEEYTTGSEVTEDEVGDEEELSKKQAAKKAKKAHGPLKKQLSSPNFQRKEKSEKSQTRDNTPFTVSVQKSKWDSSRSMRYNQDAQREEDQRRMVEIIGYLTKMRFGDQEQSKSKDTKEPAGGIYSRLEVQFRSSSQVRHSSEKTPRYIYSVTHTHPGVSLNN; the protein is encoded by the exons ATGGTCATCCATGTGTGCGATGAGACCAAGAATCTGAAGCAGGACTTCACTTGTCCCAGAGATCTTCTGGTCAAGGAGATGCGTTACTTTGCTGAATATTTATCTGTGGACCCCCAGAGGTGGGAGGAAGTTGACATCTCAGTCCACTGTGACGTGCAGATCTTTGACTGGCTTATGAACTACGTCAGGAGGAACTCGGCAGGAGAGGGAAACAAGGACAAACCCCGACTTg AGCCCAGCAATGTGATCTCAATCCTGATCTCCTCCGAGTTCTTGAAGATGGACACGTTA GTGGAGGAGTGCATCCAGTACTGCCACAAGCACATGAGTGCCATTGTGGCTACTCCCTGCAACATGAACTGCATAAACAGCAACCTGGCCACACGGATCGCTGAACTCTTCAGCCACAACGAGGCCGACGACATCAGGGACAAAAAAGACAAGTTCAAAAG CAAACTGTTTCAAAAGAAAATTGAGCGTCTCTTTGACCCAAACTACCAGAACAGAGATTCACCGGGAAATGCCTCAACTCTGTACAG GTGTGGTCTGTGCCTTAAGCTGTTGACCAAAGACACAAAGAGGAAAATTTCTTGTGTTCCAGGCAAAATCAATATTGACGCTCGTGGAGAGATCATCTATACACACACCAG acaaaAGAGTTGGGATGTGCACGAATACATCACAGGCCTGTATGAGGAGCTCAAGTCCTGGGTCTTGGTTTACTGGAGAATCTGGGGTACCATCAACTACCTCACCTGCTTCCGATGCCAACAG gtgtttgTATGTGCAGAGCTGACGCAGTGCAAGTACCACCCAGACAGCGTCCTGTACCATGGCATGGGTACAGAGAGAGGCTGGCACGGTGCAGGAATATATCCGTGCTGCAACCAGCGGGTTCTCCGCTTTGACCCCACTGGGATACCAAAG ggctGTAAGACGCGGGATCACATAGTGAATGTGCCCGATGAGGACAACTGTGAAGAGGAGACTTCAGCCCAGACCCGAGTCCTCAATGACCTGCTGCTGCACAGagacgctgtgtgtgtgtcaaactcTCCACCGGCAGAGGG tgctgAGGAGAGCCAGTCCAGTGCAGAAAAAGTTCAGGACTGTGACGTTCTCTTGGAGCCAACAGTCCTCAGATCTCTGAGAGGAGATGGCAACACC TTTTCCCTTTTGAAAAACTGGAGTCTTCAGCTG AGACAGCAGTCTCTTTTGTCAGAGGATGAGGAGTACACcacagggtcagaggtcactgaaGACGAGGTTGGGGATGAAGAGGAACTCTCTAAGAAGCAAG cTGCTAAGAAGGCCAAAAAGGCTCACGGACCTTTGAAAAAACAGCTGTCCTCGCCAAACTTCCAACGCAAAGAAAAATCTGAGAAA TCACAGACCAGGGACAACACGCCTTTCAC aGTAAGCGTCCAGAAGAGTAAGTGGGACAGCTCTCGCTCTATGCGCTACAACCAGGACGCTCAGCGAGAGGAAG ACCAGCGCCGCATGGTGGAGATCATTGGCTACCTGACAAAGATGAGGTTTGGAGACCAGGAACAGAGTAAATCCAAGGATACTAAAGAG ccTGCAGGGGGGATCTACTCCAGACTTGAAGTGCAATTTAGGAGCTCCTCTCAAGTCAGACACAGTTCAGAAAAGACACCCAGGTACATTTAcagtgttacacacacacaccctggtGTCTCACTCAATAACtaa